The following coding sequences are from one Devosia yakushimensis window:
- a CDS encoding MetQ/NlpA family ABC transporter substrate-binding protein, with amino-acid sequence MIKTLLTSALFGAVALATPALAQTKLVVGASYVPHAEILEQAKPILAEAGIELEIVPFQDYILPNTALAAGEIDANYFQHVPYLNSVLADHKDDPTYDFVNAGGIHIEPIGIYSKRVESLADLPENGQVILRDAVAEEGRILTIFQREGVIKLKDGVDALSARISDIVENPKNLEFLPNIEGPLLPQVYANDEADAVVINANYALDAGLDPVNDPVAVESGENNPYANIITVRRGDETRPEIVKLVEVLHSKPIQDFITEKYKGAVLPVSQ; translated from the coding sequence ATGATCAAGACTCTCCTGACGAGCGCCCTGTTTGGCGCCGTGGCGCTGGCGACCCCGGCCCTGGCCCAGACCAAGCTGGTGGTCGGCGCCTCCTATGTGCCGCATGCCGAAATTCTCGAACAGGCCAAGCCCATCCTGGCGGAAGCAGGGATCGAGCTCGAGATCGTGCCGTTCCAGGACTATATCCTGCCCAATACGGCGCTGGCCGCTGGCGAAATCGACGCCAATTACTTCCAGCACGTGCCCTATCTCAATTCCGTGCTGGCCGATCACAAGGACGATCCGACCTATGATTTCGTCAATGCCGGCGGCATCCATATCGAGCCGATCGGCATCTATTCCAAGCGCGTGGAGAGCCTGGCCGATCTGCCGGAAAATGGTCAGGTCATCCTGCGCGATGCCGTGGCCGAGGAAGGGCGCATCCTCACCATTTTCCAGCGTGAAGGGGTGATCAAGCTTAAGGACGGTGTCGATGCACTGTCAGCGCGGATTTCCGACATTGTCGAAAACCCCAAGAATCTTGAATTCCTGCCCAATATCGAGGGTCCGCTGCTGCCGCAGGTCTATGCCAATGACGAGGCCGATGCAGTGGTGATCAATGCCAATTATGCGCTCGATGCCGGGCTCGATCCGGTCAACGACCCGGTGGCAGTCGAGAGCGGGGAGAACAACCCCTATGCCAATATCATCACCGTGCGCCGGGGTGACGAGACCCGGCCGGAGATCGTCAAGCTGGTGGAAGTGCTGCATTCCAAGCCGATCCAGGACTTCATCACCGAAAAGTACAAGGGCGCTGTCCTGCCCGTCAGCCAGTAG
- a CDS encoding methionine ABC transporter permease, producing MLESLFPYVKLDQLLRATYETLYMTAIAGAATFVLGLALGAVLFLTGPGQLLANRAVYGALSLLSNVFRSIPFIILIVLLIPFTKLVVGRILGVNAALPALIIGAAPFYARLVEIAFREVSKGVIEATRSMGGGIGTIVFKVLIPEAAPALASGLTVTLISLVGFTAMAGVIGAGGLGNLAYLEGFQRNHGDVTLVATVTVLIIVFAIQFVGDQVTRKLDKR from the coding sequence ATGCTCGAAAGCCTTTTCCCCTATGTCAAACTCGACCAATTGCTGCGGGCGACCTACGAGACGCTCTATATGACGGCCATTGCCGGTGCGGCGACGTTCGTGCTGGGCCTGGCTCTGGGTGCGGTGTTGTTCCTCACCGGGCCGGGACAATTGCTGGCCAATCGCGCTGTCTATGGTGCGCTTTCGCTGCTCAGCAATGTCTTCCGCTCCATTCCCTTCATCATCCTCATCGTGCTGCTCATTCCCTTCACCAAGCTGGTGGTGGGGCGCATTCTGGGGGTCAATGCCGCACTGCCGGCGCTGATTATCGGGGCAGCGCCCTTCTATGCGCGACTGGTCGAGATCGCCTTTCGCGAGGTCAGCAAGGGCGTCATCGAAGCTACCCGTTCCATGGGCGGGGGCATCGGCACCATCGTCTTCAAGGTGCTCATCCCCGAAGCCGCGCCCGCCCTGGCCTCTGGGCTCACGGTGACGCTGATTTCTCTCGTCGGTTTCACCGCCATGGCCGGCGTCATCGGGGCAGGGGGCCTGGGCAATCTCGCCTATCTTGAAGGCTTCCAGCGCAATCATGGCGACGTCACGCTCGTCGCCACGGTCACAGTTCTCATCATCGTGTTCGCCATTCAGTTCGTGGGCGATCAGGTGACGCGAAAGCTCGACAAACGTTAG
- a CDS encoding alpha/beta fold hydrolase, whose amino-acid sequence MIVSQYTIPGMHIRDHLIDVPLDWFASPDGPTIKLFAREVVDPTKKDAALPLLVFLQGGPGGKSPRPAGGGPSWLAEALKTHRVILPDQRGTGRSMRVDGATMQRFTNGEAAGDYLAHFRADSIVADFEHLRKTVFGGAKWQSLGQSYGGFLTLTYLSQAPEGLSACYVAGGLASLTPSAEEVYRRTYPRVEAKTARYYKRYPDDRATIGALADFIANNDVRLPDGDRLTVRRLQSIGIDFGMAPGFENIHWLVDDAFATPERDRLSDHFLAEAMRSTSYDGNPLFAVLQESIYGHGPGATAWAAQKVREELPQFAETGRPLLFTGEMMFPWMFEDIRSLRPFRAGTEALARRSDHSLLYDRERLAANAIPVSAIIYHDDMYVDAGLSLETAALVGNLDHWVTNEFEHDGIRQSGNVFKRLVKMTEERGGPLA is encoded by the coding sequence ATGATCGTCTCGCAATACACCATCCCTGGCATGCATATTCGCGATCACCTGATCGACGTGCCACTCGACTGGTTCGCCAGTCCCGATGGCCCCACGATCAAGCTCTTCGCCCGCGAAGTGGTCGACCCGACCAAGAAGGATGCCGCTCTGCCGCTGCTGGTCTTCCTGCAGGGCGGGCCCGGCGGCAAGTCGCCCCGCCCGGCCGGCGGCGGGCCATCCTGGTTGGCCGAAGCGCTCAAGACCCACCGGGTCATCCTGCCCGATCAGCGCGGCACCGGCCGCAGTATGCGGGTCGATGGCGCAACCATGCAGCGCTTTACCAATGGCGAAGCGGCCGGCGACTACCTCGCCCATTTCCGCGCCGATTCCATCGTGGCCGATTTCGAGCATTTGCGGAAAACCGTGTTCGGCGGAGCCAAATGGCAATCGCTGGGCCAGAGCTATGGCGGCTTCCTCACGCTGACATATCTGAGCCAGGCGCCCGAGGGCCTTTCTGCCTGCTATGTGGCTGGGGGGCTGGCCAGCCTCACTCCGTCCGCCGAAGAGGTCTATCGGCGCACCTATCCTCGCGTGGAAGCCAAGACGGCTCGCTATTACAAGCGCTATCCCGACGATCGCGCAACGATCGGCGCCCTGGCCGATTTCATTGCCAATAATGATGTCCGCCTGCCCGATGGCGACCGCCTCACCGTGCGGCGGCTCCAGAGCATCGGCATCGATTTCGGCATGGCGCCGGGCTTCGAGAACATTCACTGGCTGGTCGACGATGCCTTCGCCACGCCCGAGCGCGACCGTCTCTCCGACCACTTCCTGGCCGAGGCGATGCGCTCGACCAGCTATGACGGCAATCCGCTCTTTGCCGTGCTGCAGGAAAGCATCTATGGGCACGGACCGGGTGCCACCGCCTGGGCAGCCCAGAAAGTGCGTGAGGAGCTGCCCCAATTTGCCGAAACCGGCCGCCCCCTGCTGTTCACCGGCGAGATGATGTTTCCCTGGATGTTCGAGGACATCCGTTCGCTGCGGCCCTTCCGAGCCGGGACGGAGGCCCTGGCCCGGCGCAGTGATCACAGCCTGCTCTACGATCGAGAACGGCTGGCGGCCAATGCGATCCCGGTCTCGGCCATCATCTATCACGACGACATGTATGTGGATGCCGGGCTGTCGCTCGAAACGGCCGCCCTGGTCGGCAATCTCGACCATTGGGTGACCAATGAATTCGAGCATGACGGCATCCGCCAAAGCGGCAATGTCTTCAAACGGCTGGTGAAGATGACGGAAGAGCGCGGCGGGCCGTTGGCCTAG